In Carnobacterium sp. CP1, the following are encoded in one genomic region:
- a CDS encoding KH domain-containing protein — protein sequence MADMNELILTIVRPLVSHPEELALVTVDSEEFLEYHLSVHPDDIGRVIGKKGRVAKAIRTVVYSVKVSGPKRVRLTIVDS from the coding sequence ATGGCTGACATGAATGAATTAATTCTTACCATTGTTCGCCCTCTTGTAAGTCATCCTGAAGAACTAGCACTTGTTACTGTAGATTCTGAAGAGTTTTTAGAGTATCATTTATCGGTTCATCCGGATGATATCGGGCGCGTAATTGGGAAAAAAGGTCGCGTAGCAAAAGCGATTCGTACAGTTGTCTATAGCGTTAAAGTTTCAGGACCGAAACGTGTCAGGCTAACAATTGTCGATAGCTAG
- a CDS encoding PTS transporter subunit EIIC has translation MKDKVFETLQKLGKTFMLPIALLPVAGLMLGIGASFTGASFVELYNLEGILGDGTFLYKFLTVLKDCGEVIFNNLPLLFAIAVALGMAKAAKEVAALSAGVAYLMMYASLTSTIANFGNLEELQAIPGLISSTLGFENTMNTGVFGGIIIGSIVAFLHNRYYKIVLPDALSFFSGTRFIPIVSAFAAVIVGMILAVAWPYAASGIAWLGSLVADLGYIGTFIYGFVYRALIPLGLHHVFYLPFWQTALGGTAEVGGQLVEGAQNIIFAQLAAGEVVDPEAAKFFSGMFPFMIFGFPAAAFAMYKSAKPERKGDVKGLMMSSSLTSIFTGITEPLEFSFLFASPFLYFGVHCVLAAFSFVLMHFLQVGVGLTFSGGLLDFVLYGILPGQGLTNWIPVVIVGIVYAVVYYSVFRFFILKFDLKTPGREDEVVESKLYTKADYQAKKAGEKGDQATSVDSPEDRLSFDIIEGLGGEDNLIEVDNCATRLRVTIKNGELVNQNQLKATGAAGVVVKGNNAQVIYGPKVSNIKSNIDEYLKK, from the coding sequence TTGAAAGATAAAGTTTTTGAAACACTGCAAAAACTAGGCAAAACGTTTATGTTGCCGATTGCTTTGTTGCCGGTTGCAGGGTTGATGTTAGGAATTGGAGCATCTTTTACTGGAGCATCATTTGTTGAGTTATATAATTTAGAAGGTATTTTAGGGGATGGAACGTTCCTTTATAAATTTCTGACCGTTTTGAAAGATTGCGGAGAAGTTATCTTTAATAACTTGCCGTTGCTTTTTGCTATCGCAGTAGCACTTGGTATGGCTAAAGCGGCTAAAGAAGTTGCTGCTTTATCTGCCGGAGTAGCGTATTTGATGATGTATGCTTCTTTGACGAGTACCATTGCAAACTTTGGCAACTTAGAAGAGCTGCAAGCTATCCCTGGTTTGATCAGTAGTACGCTAGGTTTCGAAAACACGATGAACACAGGAGTTTTTGGCGGTATTATTATTGGATCTATCGTAGCGTTCTTACACAACCGGTATTATAAGATCGTTTTACCAGATGCTCTTTCATTCTTTAGTGGAACGCGTTTCATACCAATCGTTTCTGCTTTTGCAGCGGTTATCGTTGGAATGATTTTAGCTGTTGCTTGGCCATACGCTGCTTCAGGAATCGCATGGTTGGGTTCATTGGTAGCAGATTTAGGGTATATCGGAACCTTTATTTACGGTTTTGTTTACCGAGCTTTGATTCCTCTTGGATTGCACCATGTCTTTTACTTGCCATTTTGGCAAACAGCACTTGGCGGAACTGCAGAAGTTGGAGGACAATTGGTTGAAGGAGCACAAAACATTATTTTTGCTCAATTAGCTGCTGGTGAAGTTGTTGATCCAGAAGCTGCTAAATTCTTCTCAGGTATGTTCCCGTTCATGATTTTTGGTTTCCCAGCTGCAGCTTTTGCTATGTACAAATCAGCGAAACCTGAACGTAAAGGTGATGTCAAAGGGTTGATGATGTCTTCTTCTCTTACATCTATTTTCACAGGAATCACTGAACCGCTTGAATTTTCATTCTTATTTGCTTCTCCATTTCTATACTTTGGAGTCCACTGTGTACTAGCAGCATTTTCATTTGTCTTAATGCATTTCTTGCAAGTCGGAGTCGGTTTAACATTTTCTGGAGGGTTGCTTGACTTTGTTTTATACGGTATTTTACCAGGACAAGGACTTACAAACTGGATTCCAGTAGTGATAGTCGGAATTGTCTACGCAGTTGTTTATTATAGTGTGTTCCGCTTCTTTATTTTGAAATTTGACTTAAAAACACCGGGTCGTGAAGATGAAGTTGTTGAATCAAAACTATATACAAAAGCTGATTACCAAGCTAAAAAAGCTGGTGAAAAAGGAGATCAAGCAACATCTGTTGATTCCCCTGAAGACCGTTTATCTTTTGATATTATCGAAGGATTAGGCGGCGAAGATAATTTAATCGAAGTAGACAACTGCGCAACTCGTTTGAGAGTAACCATTAAAAATGGTGAATTGGTCAATCAGAACCAATTGAAAGCAACTGGTGCTGCTGGTGTAGTGGTTAAAGGAAACAACGCTCAAGTTATCTATGGACCTAAAGTGTCTAATATTAAATCGAATATAGATGAGTATCTTAAAAAATAA
- the rpsP gene encoding 30S ribosomal protein S16, whose protein sequence is MAVKIRLKRMGSKRNPFYRMVVADARAPRDGRYIEPVGTYNPVVSPAEVKLDEELVLKWLADGAQPSDTVRNILSKEGIMKKFHDSKNSK, encoded by the coding sequence ATGGCAGTAAAAATCCGCTTAAAACGCATGGGTTCTAAAAGAAATCCATTTTACCGTATGGTAGTTGCAGATGCACGTGCTCCACGTGATGGACGTTACATCGAACCTGTTGGAACATACAACCCAGTTGTTAGCCCGGCAGAAGTAAAATTGGACGAAGAATTAGTATTGAAATGGTTAGCCGACGGTGCTCAACCTTCTGATACAGTTCGTAACATCCTTTCAAAAGAAGGTATTATGAAAAAATTCCACGATTCAAAAAACAGTAAATAA
- a CDS encoding acyl carrier protein: MSKSETFEKIKKIIVERFGVDEEKVTNEMSFKDDLGADSLDIVELVMELEDVFGTEISDDDAEKISAVGDAVDYIEANLN; this comes from the coding sequence TTGTCTAAAAGCGAAACTTTCGAAAAAATCAAAAAAATAATTGTAGAACGATTTGGTGTAGATGAAGAAAAAGTAACGAATGAAATGTCTTTTAAAGATGATTTAGGAGCAGATTCTCTAGATATCGTCGAACTCGTCATGGAGTTAGAAGATGTTTTTGGTACAGAGATTTCTGATGATGATGCAGAAAAAATTTCTGCAGTCGGAGATGCAGTGGATTACATTGAAGCTAATCTAAACTAA
- the smc gene encoding chromosome segregation protein SMC, with translation MQLKRIEIAGFKSFAEKTTIEFHEGVTAVVGPNGSGKSNITEAIRWVLGEQSAKSLRGGKMNDIIFAGSETRKPLNVAEVTLVLENEDHFLPLDFSEINITRRLHRNGDSEFYLNKQACRLKDIVDLFMDSGLGKESFSIISQGKVEAIFNSKPEDRRAIFEEAAGVFKYKTRKKKAEQKLVETEDNLNRVQDIVYELDGQIEPLQMQSSIAKDYLMQKEQLSDVEIALTAVEIEQLKDQWTTHKSKLTAFYEQLSKKKTTYAELEKKSKKMKLQKQQLTEILDSEQQQLVKTIQQYEQLEGQKQVLNERSKHTQENRDHYEMSKQQALIKIEKLEEQLQQLKILLDKKINQQKELRTELETAEKERMMFSANSKETIEQLRNQYVDLMQQKTSLRNEQSYLEKTYNQVAQKTLKSKALTATLEAEFQQVSKQLESSTGDVAQIQQEIAQKLLHYQEQQITIQEKRTALEQKEQMMYDALRVVQQAKAKKESLQELRDDYAGFYQGVKEVLKQRVQIGGIIGAVAELIVVPKTFEMAIDIALGAASQNVIVKDELSGRKAIQYLKQKRSGRATFLPLTTIKPRQLPVAVENQAKQHEGFMGIASEMVQYPAEISHIIQNILGTTILAKDLQTANDLAKTLQFKYRVVTLEGDVINAGGSMTGGASKKGNQGSLFSRKNELELLTKQISQMEKTLTDKEIEVRGFKQVLKQAQQNLEDLRETGEQQRLKEQELKNQAEINEEKLSRLQRELKAYQFESEEAKAETEQYEQRTAAITLELAAIQTEMEQINHQIELASSQNEERAALQAEASEKVQRLMTQLATIKEQVANLEKEQLALKSQLEIENQELNKLQLAIQQMSQTDGSHQLSQKEIMETLSKLKKQKDNLDHSLAVHQNQRTELETDLEQLEQEMSLKQNQQQYVMEQITKAEVALNRDEVAIESRLTYLNEEYHLSFEAAKSEHTLVISMEEAAHKVKLLKQSIEELGNVNVGAIEEFERVNERYLFLVEQRDDLLEAKSSLYETMDEMDEEVKRRFSESFEAIRARFSVVFPQMFGGGTAELQLTDPINLLTTGIEIVAQPPGKKLQQLSLLSGGERAFTAIALLFSIIQVRPVPFCILDEVEAALDEANVVRFGRYLRRFEGDTQFIVITHRKGTMEEANVLYGVTMQESGVSKIVSVRLEEAETKERLPLG, from the coding sequence GTGCAGTTAAAAAGAATCGAAATCGCTGGTTTCAAGTCGTTTGCTGAAAAAACAACGATTGAATTTCACGAAGGGGTCACAGCAGTTGTGGGACCAAACGGCAGCGGAAAAAGCAACATTACTGAAGCTATTCGTTGGGTTTTAGGGGAACAGTCAGCTAAAAGCTTGCGAGGCGGGAAGATGAATGACATCATTTTTGCTGGTTCGGAAACTAGAAAACCATTGAATGTGGCTGAAGTGACATTAGTACTAGAGAATGAAGATCATTTCTTACCCTTGGATTTTAGTGAAATCAATATCACGAGACGATTGCATCGAAATGGCGATAGTGAATTTTATCTGAATAAACAGGCTTGCCGTTTGAAAGATATTGTTGATTTATTTATGGATTCAGGGTTGGGCAAAGAGTCGTTTTCAATCATATCGCAAGGCAAAGTAGAAGCCATTTTCAACAGCAAACCAGAAGACCGCAGAGCAATTTTTGAAGAAGCAGCTGGAGTTTTTAAATATAAAACGCGTAAGAAAAAAGCTGAACAGAAATTAGTGGAGACGGAAGATAACTTGAATCGGGTTCAAGATATTGTTTATGAATTGGATGGGCAAATCGAACCGCTGCAAATGCAAAGCAGTATAGCAAAAGATTACTTGATGCAAAAAGAACAGTTAAGTGATGTAGAAATCGCATTAACAGCCGTTGAAATTGAACAATTAAAAGACCAATGGACTACTCATAAATCTAAATTAACAGCATTTTATGAGCAGTTATCTAAAAAGAAAACAACTTATGCTGAATTAGAAAAAAAATCAAAAAAAATGAAGCTTCAAAAACAGCAATTAACAGAGATCCTTGATAGTGAGCAGCAGCAATTAGTAAAAACCATTCAACAATACGAACAATTAGAAGGACAAAAACAAGTTCTAAATGAACGCTCAAAACATACGCAAGAAAACCGGGATCATTATGAAATGTCTAAACAACAGGCGTTAATCAAAATTGAAAAATTAGAAGAACAGTTGCAGCAACTAAAAATTTTGCTGGATAAAAAAATCAATCAGCAAAAAGAGTTGAGAACCGAACTGGAAACAGCAGAAAAAGAACGGATGATGTTTTCTGCTAACAGTAAAGAAACGATTGAACAGCTGCGTAATCAATATGTTGATTTGATGCAGCAAAAAACAAGTTTAAGAAATGAACAAAGTTATTTGGAAAAGACGTACAACCAAGTAGCTCAAAAGACGTTGAAATCTAAAGCGTTGACAGCTACATTGGAAGCTGAGTTTCAGCAAGTGTCTAAGCAATTGGAATCCTCAACAGGAGATGTAGCACAAATTCAACAAGAAATTGCGCAGAAATTGTTGCATTATCAAGAACAACAAATCACTATCCAAGAAAAACGGACAGCCTTAGAACAAAAAGAACAAATGATGTACGATGCTTTGCGAGTCGTTCAGCAAGCTAAAGCTAAAAAGGAAAGTTTGCAAGAATTAAGGGATGACTATGCGGGATTCTATCAAGGTGTTAAAGAAGTATTGAAACAAAGGGTACAGATCGGCGGTATCATCGGTGCTGTAGCTGAATTGATCGTAGTTCCAAAAACATTTGAAATGGCAATCGATATTGCTTTGGGTGCGGCTTCTCAAAACGTTATTGTGAAAGATGAACTAAGCGGACGTAAAGCGATTCAATATTTAAAACAGAAACGTTCAGGCCGAGCAACTTTTTTGCCGTTAACCACCATTAAACCACGTCAATTGCCGGTTGCAGTTGAAAATCAGGCAAAACAGCACGAAGGGTTTATGGGGATCGCCAGCGAAATGGTTCAATATCCAGCAGAGATTTCTCATATCATTCAAAATATATTAGGCACCACCATTTTGGCAAAAGATTTGCAAACAGCTAATGATCTTGCTAAGACTCTTCAATTTAAATATCGTGTGGTAACGCTCGAAGGAGATGTTATCAATGCAGGAGGATCAATGACTGGCGGAGCAAGCAAAAAAGGCAATCAAGGCAGTCTCTTTTCGCGTAAAAATGAATTAGAATTATTAACAAAACAAATCAGTCAAATGGAAAAAACGTTAACCGATAAAGAAATTGAAGTGCGCGGTTTTAAACAAGTGCTTAAACAAGCACAACAAAATCTAGAAGATCTCAGAGAAACCGGAGAACAACAACGTCTAAAAGAACAAGAGCTTAAAAACCAAGCTGAAATAAACGAAGAAAAATTATCCCGTTTACAAAGAGAATTAAAAGCATATCAATTTGAATCAGAGGAAGCTAAAGCAGAAACAGAACAATACGAACAACGAACAGCTGCGATAACTCTTGAGCTAGCAGCGATTCAAACGGAAATGGAACAAATCAATCATCAAATTGAGCTAGCTTCCTCACAAAATGAAGAAAGAGCAGCCTTACAGGCTGAGGCCAGTGAGAAAGTGCAACGGCTGATGACCCAGTTAGCAACCATTAAAGAACAAGTTGCTAACTTGGAAAAAGAGCAGCTTGCACTCAAAAGCCAATTAGAGATTGAAAATCAAGAATTAAATAAATTGCAGTTAGCGATTCAACAAATGTCTCAAACAGATGGAAGCCATCAGTTGTCTCAAAAAGAGATAATGGAAACATTATCGAAATTAAAAAAACAAAAAGACAATTTAGACCATTCGTTAGCCGTCCATCAAAATCAGCGCACGGAATTGGAAACTGATTTGGAACAATTAGAACAAGAAATGAGTCTCAAACAGAATCAACAGCAATACGTTATGGAGCAGATCACCAAGGCGGAAGTGGCTTTAAATCGAGATGAGGTGGCTATTGAAAGCCGATTGACTTATTTGAATGAAGAGTACCACTTGAGCTTTGAAGCAGCAAAATCAGAACATACGCTTGTGATATCCATGGAAGAAGCAGCCCATAAAGTAAAATTATTAAAACAAAGTATCGAAGAACTAGGCAATGTCAATGTGGGAGCGATTGAAGAGTTTGAACGTGTAAATGAACGGTATTTATTTTTAGTCGAACAAAGAGATGACTTGCTTGAAGCTAAAAGTAGTCTATATGAAACAATGGATGAAATGGATGAAGAGGTTAAACGGCGTTTTTCCGAATCTTTTGAAGCGATTCGTGCGCGATTTAGTGTGGTTTTCCCGCAAATGTTTGGGGGAGGAACTGCTGAGCTGCAGTTGACGGATCCAATAAATTTGTTGACGACTGGAATTGAAATCGTCGCACAGCCTCCTGGAAAAAAATTACAACAGTTAAGTTTACTGTCTGGGGGAGAACGAGCATTTACAGCTATTGCTTTACTATTTTCGATTATTCAAGTCAGGCCCGTACCATTTTGTATTTTGGATGAGGTTGAAGCGGCACTTGATGAAGCGAATGTCGTTCGGTTTGGACGGTATTTGAGAAGATTTGAAGGCGATACACAGTTTATTGTAATTACTCACCGTAAAGGAACGATGGAAGAAGCCAATGTTTTATATGGCGTAACGATGCAGGAGTCTGGTGTTTCTAAAATTGTGTCGGTACGTTTGGAAGAAGCTGAAACAAAAGAACGTTTGCCTTTAGGGTAG
- the ftsY gene encoding signal recognition particle-docking protein FtsY, giving the protein MGLFDKIKRAFIGEEQIEQTEVTEKYEKGLEKTRKSFSQRMNELFANFRTVDEDFFEDLEEILIGADVGYEATMEISDALRQEVKFKNAKSEGEVQQAIIEKMVEIYEKDNTEKPTIHLNNDGLTVILVVGVNGVGKTTTIGKMAHLYQKENKKVVLAAGDTFRAGAIEQLVVWGERVGADVVTGKAGGDPAAVVFDAIRQAKQQGADVLLVDTAGRLQNKVNLMNELEKMKRIIEKEVPGGPQEVLLVLDATTGQNAMVQAKQFKQTTNVTGLVLTKLDGTAKGGIVLAIRKELDIPVKYVGLGESVDDLQEFDPNEYIYGLFSELIQKSL; this is encoded by the coding sequence ATGGGATTGTTTGATAAAATAAAACGAGCTTTTATAGGCGAAGAGCAGATTGAACAGACTGAGGTCACTGAGAAATATGAAAAAGGTCTGGAAAAAACACGAAAATCATTTTCGCAACGAATGAACGAACTATTTGCCAATTTCAGAACAGTAGATGAAGATTTTTTTGAAGATTTAGAAGAAATTCTGATTGGAGCAGATGTGGGGTACGAAGCGACAATGGAAATCAGTGACGCTTTACGCCAAGAAGTAAAATTTAAAAATGCTAAATCTGAAGGTGAAGTTCAGCAAGCCATCATTGAAAAAATGGTCGAAATTTATGAAAAAGACAATACAGAAAAACCGACGATTCATTTGAATAACGATGGTCTAACTGTTATTTTAGTCGTCGGCGTAAATGGTGTCGGTAAAACAACGACTATTGGGAAAATGGCGCATCTTTATCAAAAAGAGAATAAGAAAGTCGTATTAGCTGCTGGTGATACTTTTCGGGCTGGGGCAATCGAACAGCTTGTAGTATGGGGTGAACGTGTAGGAGCAGATGTGGTGACAGGCAAAGCAGGTGGCGATCCAGCAGCGGTTGTATTTGATGCCATACGCCAAGCTAAGCAGCAAGGAGCAGATGTATTATTGGTAGACACTGCTGGACGTTTGCAAAATAAAGTAAACTTGATGAATGAATTAGAAAAAATGAAACGAATCATCGAAAAAGAAGTACCCGGCGGGCCTCAAGAAGTCTTACTGGTTTTAGACGCTACCACCGGCCAAAATGCAATGGTACAGGCTAAGCAATTTAAGCAAACAACGAACGTTACTGGGCTAGTTTTAACCAAGCTGGATGGAACAGCTAAAGGTGGGATCGTTTTAGCGATTCGAAAAGAATTGGATATTCCTGTCAAATATGTGGGGTTAGGTGAAAGTGTAGATGACTTGCAAGAATTTGATCCAAATGAATACATTTATGGTTTGTTTAGCGAATTAATTCAAAAATCGTTATAA
- a CDS encoding putative DNA-binding protein, with the protein MEIERTNRMNALFDFYGSLLTEKQRSYMLLYFADDYSLGEIAEDFDVSRQAIYDNIRRTEQILMEYERKLHLLDNFNQSEKTINELSLYIKDHYPKDETLQGFVRRLKKDTDDE; encoded by the coding sequence GTGGAAATAGAACGAACGAATCGTATGAATGCATTATTCGATTTTTATGGCTCTTTATTGACTGAAAAACAGAGAAGTTATATGCTTTTGTATTTTGCTGATGATTATTCACTAGGCGAAATAGCGGAAGATTTTGACGTGAGTCGTCAAGCAATTTATGATAATATTCGACGAACAGAGCAGATTCTAATGGAATATGAGCGGAAGCTGCACTTGTTAGATAATTTTAATCAGTCAGAAAAAACCATTAACGAGCTTTCGCTTTATATAAAAGATCACTACCCTAAAGATGAAACATTGCAAGGATTTGTCCGAAGGTTAAAAAAAGATACAGATGATGAATAA
- the yidA gene encoding sugar-phosphatase produces MIKLIAIDLDGTLLTKDRTISDENKSAIKKAKELGVKVVLCTGRPLLGMVHYLEELNLREIGDYGITYNGGLVQKTDTGEIVSQKTLTQVEVQELYRLSQAINVPCNFIDLEQIYEPPYPKNRDSLYPTVMNALPYVPVMMDELAEDAAINKVVFCYEQQELDEAIDKIPEAFFEKYTIMKSRPILLEMMHKEVDKGKGIAILCDLLGIKADEVMALGDEANDHAMIEFAGLGVAMENATAEIKESAQFITKNNDEHGVAHAINKFVLQKVDSMSK; encoded by the coding sequence ATGATTAAATTAATTGCCATTGATTTAGATGGAACATTATTAACCAAAGACCGTACCATTTCAGATGAGAACAAGTCTGCCATAAAGAAAGCCAAAGAATTAGGTGTCAAGGTCGTTTTATGCACAGGAAGGCCTCTTTTAGGAATGGTTCATTATTTAGAAGAGTTGAATCTACGGGAAATCGGAGATTACGGGATCACATATAATGGCGGATTGGTTCAAAAAACAGATACAGGCGAAATAGTATCTCAAAAAACACTCACACAAGTAGAGGTCCAAGAATTGTATCGGTTAAGCCAAGCCATCAATGTACCGTGTAATTTCATAGATTTAGAACAAATCTATGAGCCTCCATACCCTAAGAATCGGGATTCACTTTATCCAACGGTCATGAATGCCTTGCCATACGTACCCGTTATGATGGATGAATTAGCTGAAGATGCAGCGATCAATAAAGTGGTTTTTTGTTATGAACAACAAGAACTAGATGAAGCTATCGATAAAATCCCAGAAGCCTTTTTTGAAAAGTATACAATCATGAAATCCAGACCGATTCTATTGGAAATGATGCATAAGGAAGTCGATAAAGGAAAAGGCATCGCAATACTGTGTGATTTGCTAGGCATTAAAGCAGATGAAGTGATGGCGTTAGGAGATGAAGCTAACGATCATGCGATGATCGAATTTGCTGGGCTCGGTGTTGCGATGGAAAATGCAACGGCCGAAATCAAAGAATCCGCTCAATTTATCACTAAAAATAATGATGAACACGGCGTCGCACATGCAATCAATAAATTTGTTTTACAAAAGGTAGACAGCATGAGCAAATAG
- the ffh gene encoding signal recognition particle protein — protein MAFEGLSERLQNAMAKMRRKGKVSETDVKEMMREVRLALLEADVNFKVVKDFVKTVSDRAVGAEVLESLSPSQQIIKIVSEELTELMGGEQSTIQMAPKAPTVVMMVGLQGAGKTTTAGKLANHLRKTQNKRPMMIAADIYRPAAIQQLETLGEQLDIPVFSMGDQVSPVEIAKQGIQKAKDEHRDFVIIDTAGRLQIDETLMAELSDIKSVANPTEIFLVVDAMTGQEAANVAASFNEQLNITGVILTKLDGDTRGGAALSIRSVTGKPIKFVGQGEKLDALEPFYPDRMANRILGMGDMLSLIEKAQEDFDEKKTEEMAKKIKENSFDFNDFIEQMDQVSNMGPLEDILKMIPGMSNAPGLENLQLDPKDMARMKAIVLSMTPKERENPDLLSQSRRRRIARGSGRPIAEVNRMIKQFNESKKMMSKMSKGNFDGMDGMFGQGVKGKIGKMAMNSMVRKNKKKVKKKNKKKR, from the coding sequence ATGGCATTTGAAGGTTTATCCGAACGTCTCCAAAATGCGATGGCAAAAATGCGTCGCAAGGGGAAAGTATCAGAAACTGATGTAAAAGAAATGATGCGCGAAGTGCGTCTGGCTTTGTTAGAAGCAGATGTTAACTTTAAAGTAGTAAAAGATTTTGTGAAAACAGTTAGCGATCGTGCAGTGGGAGCAGAAGTATTAGAAAGTCTTTCACCAAGCCAGCAAATTATTAAAATCGTTAGCGAAGAGTTGACCGAATTAATGGGTGGCGAACAAAGTACCATCCAAATGGCACCAAAAGCTCCGACAGTTGTGATGATGGTAGGTCTGCAAGGGGCAGGGAAAACGACAACCGCTGGAAAATTAGCAAATCATTTAAGAAAAACACAAAATAAAAGACCAATGATGATAGCAGCCGATATTTATCGACCAGCTGCTATTCAACAATTAGAAACATTAGGCGAACAACTAGATATTCCGGTCTTTTCTATGGGAGATCAAGTCAGCCCAGTAGAAATTGCTAAACAAGGGATTCAAAAAGCAAAAGATGAACACCGAGATTTTGTTATCATTGATACAGCTGGACGTCTGCAAATTGACGAAACATTAATGGCAGAATTATCAGATATCAAATCAGTAGCCAATCCAACGGAAATTTTCTTAGTCGTTGACGCTATGACAGGACAAGAAGCTGCCAATGTAGCGGCGTCCTTTAATGAACAACTAAACATCACGGGAGTTATACTGACGAAATTAGACGGGGACACTCGTGGTGGTGCAGCTCTTTCTATTCGTTCAGTGACCGGTAAGCCAATAAAGTTTGTTGGTCAAGGGGAAAAACTAGATGCCCTAGAGCCGTTTTATCCAGACCGGATGGCTAACCGTATTCTGGGCATGGGAGATATGCTGTCTTTAATCGAAAAAGCTCAAGAAGACTTCGATGAGAAGAAAACAGAAGAAATGGCTAAAAAAATTAAAGAAAATAGTTTTGATTTTAATGACTTTATTGAACAGATGGATCAAGTCAGCAACATGGGTCCTTTAGAAGATATCCTTAAAATGATTCCAGGTATGAGCAACGCACCGGGGCTTGAGAACTTGCAATTGGATCCTAAAGATATGGCTCGTATGAAAGCTATTGTTTTATCTATGACTCCGAAAGAACGGGAAAACCCTGATCTTTTATCACAAAGCAGAAGAAGACGTATCGCACGGGGTTCTGGGCGACCAATCGCTGAAGTCAATCGTATGATCAAGCAATTTAATGAATCTAAAAAAATGATGAGCAAAATGTCTAAAGGCAACTTTGATGGTATGGACGGCATGTTTGGCCAAGGTGTTAAAGGCAAAATAGGCAAAATGGCTATGAATTCAATGGTTCGTAAAAACAAGAAAAAAGTTAAGAAAAAAAATAAAAAGAAACGGTAA
- the rnc gene encoding ribonuclease III encodes MDEVFLKMIKKKFGITFQNTAYLEEAFTHSSYVNEHRDQQLKDNERIEFLGDAVLELIISRYLFEHFPKLPEGKLTKLRATIVCEASLSQFAKECSFDDYIRLGKGEERMDGRKRPALLCDLFESFIGALYLDQGIDSVLHFLEQTIFPKIQSGAFSHVMDHKTNLQEYLQQKGEISIDYHLVEEIGPAHQKVFVVEVSAEGQALGQGQGKTKKAAEQVAAENALLILQDK; translated from the coding sequence ATGGATGAAGTATTTTTAAAAATGATTAAAAAAAAGTTTGGCATCACATTTCAAAATACTGCTTATTTAGAAGAAGCATTCACGCATTCATCATATGTGAATGAGCACAGGGATCAACAATTAAAAGACAATGAACGAATTGAATTTTTGGGAGACGCAGTTTTGGAATTAATTATTTCAAGGTATTTATTTGAACATTTTCCAAAACTTCCTGAAGGAAAACTGACTAAGTTACGCGCAACCATCGTATGTGAAGCGAGTTTGAGCCAATTTGCCAAAGAATGTAGTTTTGATGATTACATTCGTTTAGGAAAAGGCGAAGAACGCATGGATGGCCGTAAAAGACCTGCTCTGCTTTGTGATTTATTTGAGTCTTTTATTGGAGCTTTGTATTTAGATCAAGGAATTGACAGTGTGTTGCACTTTTTAGAACAAACTATTTTTCCTAAAATTCAATCCGGTGCTTTTTCACATGTGATGGATCATAAAACAAATTTACAAGAGTATTTGCAACAAAAAGGAGAAATCTCAATTGATTACCATCTAGTGGAAGAAATTGGGCCGGCCCACCAAAAGGTATTTGTTGTTGAAGTGAGTGCAGAAGGACAGGCTCTGGGACAAGGGCAAGGAAAAACAAAAAAAGCGGCAGAACAAGTAGCTGCAGAAAATGCTTTGTTGATTTTACAAGACAAATAA